One genomic window of Camelina sativa cultivar DH55 chromosome 5, Cs, whole genome shotgun sequence includes the following:
- the LOC104787234 gene encoding probable disease resistance protein RXW24L, giving the protein MAGTFVSFGVQKLWDLLSREHEQLQGVDDHVTELKNDLNFLSTFLKDADAKKHTSAAVKICIGEIKEIIFDAEDIIETFILRQKLGKTSGINTRIRRLTCIVPKSRELAYDIGGIRKKISKVIRDMKSFGIQQIISDGGYMQPLFYQLREMRDTFPRDCKENLVGLGENVQKLVGYLVEDDNIQVVSMTGMRGVGKTTLARQVFNHEMVKQQFDGFAWVCVSQEPLLEHVWQTILLNLKSGENVDKIMKMTKSKLRDELYLLLETSKFLIVLDDISKEEDWDLIKQAFPPNKDWKVLLTYRKESFALREDKAYINFEVECLSPENSWTLFQNIAFPEADASEFKEDGEIKELAKKLIIPCGGLPLAVKVLGSLLAAQHTLHDWKGVCESIESDIVGRTNFNEDTNNLVYHLLSLSFEELPSYLKHCLLYLVNVPDGFVMEVEETSYYWAAEAIIKLRCYDEASIPDIAECFLEELVRRNMVTAERDNDTSRIKSFYINAMMKEVCFSKAEEENLLQRVGRPTSTTTCSQSPCTSRRLVICQPTTLDDVEPEIKNPKLRSFMVFYGWGKGWMPSGLNFSRLQLIRVLNLSGAKFKEGKLPSSIGKLIHLRYLNLENAEVTHLPPSLRNLKLLIYLNLGVSSRSRINVPNCLMWMPELRYLVLPYKMLGTTMLELSNLVNLEFLRNFSTKATSVGDLHCMKRLRLLVLVYFGGCSMETLSASLGSLRNLETLMVLDVKDNSSKCDSGAFILKCFSLYSLHLSIHTPRLPNEENFSSHLKRVDLNRCFLEEDQMSVLEKCPHLEYLHLGTRALSGRRMVCLAGGFPQLLELHLDEQSKLEEWIVEEGSMPLLHTLRIHRCEMLKALPDGLRYITSLKILRIVYMGRGWTDRLSKGGEDYYKVQHIPHVRFMEES; this is encoded by the exons ATGGCCGGGACATTTGTGTCGTTTGGAGTACAAAAGCTTTGGGACTTACTGAGCCGAGAACACGAGCAACTTCAGGGAGTTGATGATCACGTTACTGAGCTAAAAAATGATCTAAACTTCTTAAGCACTTTTCTAAAAGATGCAGATGCAAAGAAACATACAAGTGCGGCGGTGAAAATTTGTATTGGAGAAATCAAGGAGATTATTTTTGATGCAGAGGATATAATCGAAACCTTTATTCTTAGGCAAAAACTTGGAAAGACAAGTGGCATCAACACGAGAATCAGAAGACTCACTTGCATTGTTCCAAAGAGTAGAGAACTTGCCTACGATATTGGAGGTATAAGGAAGAAGATCTCCAAGGTGATTCGAGATATGAAAAGTTTCGGAATACAACAGATAATTTCTGATGGCGGATATATGCAACCTCTTTTTTATCAACTAAGGGAGATGCGAGATACATTTCCTAGGGACTGCAAAGAAAATCTTGTAGGGTTGGGAGAAAATGTTCAGAAACTGGTTGGTTATTTGGTGGAAGACGACAACATACAAGTCGTTTCCATGACCGGGATGCGTGGTGTTGGTAAAACCACCCTTGCTAGACAAGTTTTTAATCACGAGATGGTAAAACAACAGTTCGATGGATTCGCATGGGTGTGTGTTTCACAAGAGCCTTTACTGGAGCATGTGTGGCAAACGATCTTGCTGAATCTCAAATCCGGTGAAAATGTAGATAAAATTATGAAGATGACAAAATCTAAACTACGAGATGAACTCTATCTATTGTTGGAAACATCTAAATTTTTGATTGTCCTTGATGATATatcgaaagaagaagattgggacTTAATCAAGCAAGCATTTCCACCGAACAAAG ATTGGAAGGTGCTACTTACTTATCGAAAAGAAAGTTTCGCATTACGTGAAGATAAAGCATATATCAACTTTGAAGTAGAATGCCTAAGCCCTGAGAACAGTTGGAcactttttcaaaatattgCATTTCCTGAAGCAGATGCATCCG AATTTAAGGAAGATGGGGAAATAAAAGAGTTGGCTAAGAAACTTATCATTCCTTGTGGAGGCTTGCCTTTGGCTGTCAAAGTGTTGGGAAGTTTGTTAGCTGCACAACACACATTGCATGACTGGAAAGGAGTATGCGAGAGCATTGAATCTGATATCGTGGGAAGAACCAATTTCAATGAAGATACAAACAATTTGGTTTACCATTTATTGTCTCTGAGCTTTGAAGAGTTACCAAGTTATTTGAAACATTGCTTACTCTACCTAGTCAATGTACCAGACGGTTTCGTTATGGAGGTCGAGGAAACATCATATTATTGGGCTGCTGAAGCAATAATTAAACTGAGGTGTTATGATGAAGCGAGCATTCCAGATATTGCAGAATGCTTTTTAGAAGAGTTGGTGAGGAGAAATATGGTTACTGCCGAGAGAGACAACGACACTTCGAGAATTAAATCTTTTTACATAAATGCCATGATGAAAGAAGTTTGTTTTTcaaaagctgaagaagagaaCTTACTACAAAGAGTTGGTCGTCCTACGTCAACAACAACATGCTCTCAATCTCCTTGTACATCTCGCAGACTTGTTATATGTCAACCCACTACATTAGATGACGTTGAGCCAGAGATAAAGAATCCAAAACTTCGGTCTTTCATGGTTTTCTATGGTTGGGGAAAAGGTTGGATGCCATCAGGTTTAAACTTTTCGAGATTACAGCTGATTAGAGTGTTAAATCTCTCTGGAGCCAAGTTCAAAGAAGGGAAGTTACCCTCTAGCATTGGAAAGCTCATCCACTTGAGATACTTAAACTTAGAGAATGCTGAGGTAACTCATCTGCCTCCTTCTCTACGAAATCTTAAGTTGCTTATCTATTTAAATCTTGGTGTTTCTTCACGTTCTCGAATCAACGTGCCCAACTGCTTGATGTGGATGCCAGAATTGAGATACCTTGTATTACCATATAAAATGCTTGGAACTACAATGTTGGAATTGAGTAATCTAGTAAACTTGGAGTTTTTAAGGAACTTCTCCACAAAGGCTACTAGTGTTGGAGATCTCCATTGTATGAAGAGGCTTCGGTTACTCGTTTTGGTATATTTCGGTGGGTGTAGTATGGAAACCTTATCTGCAAGTCTTGGTTCATTGAGAAACCTTGAAACCCTTATGGTACTGGATGTGAAGGATAATTCCAGTAAGTGTGATTCAGGAGCATTTATTCTGAAATGCTTTTCTCTCTACAGTTTGCACTTGAGTATACATACGCCAAGGTTACCTAATGAAGAAAACTTTTCTTCTCACCTTAAAAGAGTAGATTTAAATCGTTGTTTTTTGGAGGAGGATCAGATGTCAGTTTTAGAGAAATGCCCTCACTTAGAGTACCTCCACCTTGGAACTAGAGCCTTGTCTGGGAGAAGAATGGTTTGTTTGGCGGGTGGGTTTCCTCAGTTACTGGAGCTTCATTTGGATGAACAGAGCAAGTTGGAAGAGTGGATAGTAGAAGAAGGATCAATGCCTCTTCTTCATACTCTAAGGATTCATCGATGTGAAATGTTAAAGGCGCTTCCTGATGGGTTAAGGTATATCACTTCCTTAAAGATTTTACGTATTGTATATATGGGTAGGGGATGGACAGATAGACTGTCCAAAGGGGGAGAAGACTATTACAAAGTCCAGCATATACCTCACGTTCGGTTCATGGAGGAATCATGA